One segment of Trichlorobacter ammonificans DNA contains the following:
- a CDS encoding NADP-dependent malic enzyme produces MANIKNSLEYHSMGRKGKIEVVPTKPCQTAEDLSLAYSPGVAEPCLAIEKNPEDAYKYTAKGNLVAVVSNGTAVLGLGNLGALAGKPVMEGKGILFKRFADIDVFDIELDTENPDEIIRACQLLEPTFGGINLEDIKAPECFYIEEELKKTMKIPVFHDDQHGTAIISSAALINALMLVGKKLEDIRIVVNGAGASANSCAKLAIALGVKPNNMIMCDTKGVIYKGRKEGMNPYKELFAADTPFRTLEEAAAGADVLFGLSVKGAFTREMVASMAPNPIIFAMANPDPEITPEEAFAVRNDVIMATGRSDYPNQVNNVLGFPFIFRGALDVRATGINEEMKLAAVQALAKLAREEVPDSVSKAYGNKKFVFGPDYIIPKPFDPRVLLHVAPAVAQAAMDSGVARQPIEDMAKYIEHLESTQGKSKEIMRMIINKAKSDPKKVVFPEGDNEKILRAAQVLVEEKIAHPILVGDTDKITEKIAELGLELNGTQIVDTKTSEYSEAYSQELYRLRQRRGVTQSEAGRIIRRKSRNHFGAMMVRMDDADAMLSGIDTHYPDTIRPALEVIGKQEGLAGVHGLYMMVFKKGVYFLADTTVTIDPTAEELAETAILAANTVRMLDIEPRVAMLSFSNFGSANHPHAQKVKRAVEIVNERAPDLIVEGEMQADTAVVPELLDGFEFSQLKTPANILIFPDLNSGNICYKLLHRLGGAEAIGPILMGTKKPVHVLQRGDSVEDIVKMAAIAVVDAQNPGMF; encoded by the coding sequence ATGGCAAACATCAAAAACTCACTTGAGTATCACTCCATGGGTCGCAAGGGCAAGATCGAGGTTGTTCCCACCAAACCCTGCCAGACCGCCGAGGACCTCTCCCTGGCCTACTCTCCCGGCGTGGCCGAACCCTGCCTTGCCATCGAGAAGAATCCCGAAGACGCTTACAAGTATACCGCCAAAGGCAACCTGGTGGCGGTGGTTTCCAACGGTACCGCCGTGCTGGGCCTGGGCAACCTGGGCGCCCTGGCCGGCAAGCCGGTCATGGAAGGAAAAGGAATCCTGTTCAAGCGCTTCGCCGATATCGACGTGTTCGACATCGAGCTCGACACGGAAAATCCCGACGAGATCATCAGGGCCTGTCAGCTGCTGGAGCCCACTTTCGGCGGCATCAACCTGGAGGATATCAAGGCGCCGGAGTGCTTCTACATTGAGGAAGAGCTGAAAAAGACCATGAAAATTCCGGTCTTCCACGACGACCAGCACGGTACCGCCATCATTTCCTCGGCAGCCCTGATCAACGCCCTGATGCTGGTGGGCAAGAAGCTGGAGGACATCCGCATCGTGGTCAACGGTGCCGGCGCCTCGGCCAACTCCTGCGCCAAGCTGGCCATAGCGTTAGGCGTCAAACCGAACAACATGATCATGTGCGACACCAAGGGAGTCATCTACAAAGGGCGCAAGGAGGGGATGAACCCCTACAAGGAGCTGTTTGCGGCAGACACCCCGTTCCGCACCCTGGAAGAGGCCGCCGCCGGCGCCGACGTGCTCTTCGGCCTCTCCGTCAAGGGGGCCTTCACCCGTGAGATGGTGGCCAGCATGGCCCCCAACCCGATCATCTTTGCCATGGCCAATCCCGATCCGGAGATCACCCCCGAGGAGGCGTTCGCCGTTCGCAACGACGTAATCATGGCCACCGGCCGCTCCGACTACCCCAACCAGGTGAACAACGTGCTGGGCTTCCCCTTCATTTTCCGCGGTGCGCTGGATGTGCGGGCCACCGGCATCAATGAAGAGATGAAGCTCGCCGCCGTGCAGGCCCTGGCCAAACTGGCACGGGAAGAGGTGCCCGACTCGGTCAGCAAGGCCTACGGCAACAAGAAGTTTGTCTTCGGACCGGACTACATCATTCCCAAGCCGTTCGATCCCCGTGTCCTGCTGCACGTGGCGCCGGCCGTGGCCCAGGCGGCCATGGATTCGGGCGTGGCGCGGCAGCCGATCGAGGACATGGCCAAGTACATCGAGCATCTGGAGTCGACCCAGGGCAAGTCCAAAGAGATCATGCGGATGATCATCAACAAGGCCAAGAGTGACCCCAAGAAAGTCGTCTTCCCCGAGGGGGACAACGAGAAAATCCTCCGCGCCGCCCAGGTGCTGGTTGAGGAGAAAATCGCCCACCCGATCCTGGTGGGGGATACCGACAAGATCACCGAGAAGATCGCCGAGTTGGGCCTGGAGTTGAACGGCACCCAGATCGTTGACACCAAGACCTCGGAGTATTCCGAGGCCTACAGCCAGGAGCTGTACCGCCTGCGTCAGCGCCGCGGGGTCACCCAGAGCGAGGCGGGACGGATCATCCGCCGCAAGTCCCGCAACCACTTCGGCGCCATGATGGTCCGGATGGACGATGCCGACGCCATGCTGTCCGGTATCGACACCCACTATCCCGACACCATCCGTCCCGCACTTGAGGTAATCGGCAAGCAGGAGGGACTGGCCGGCGTGCACGGCCTCTACATGATGGTGTTCAAGAAAGGGGTCTACTTCCTGGCCGACACCACCGTCACCATCGACCCCACGGCCGAAGAACTGGCCGAAACCGCCATCCTGGCCGCCAACACGGTGCGGATGCTTGATATCGAACCGCGGGTAGCCATGCTCTCCTTTTCCAACTTCGGCTCGGCCAACCACCCCCACGCCCAGAAGGTCAAGCGGGCGGTGGAGATCGTCAACGAGCGTGCGCCGGATCTGATCGTGGAAGGCGAGATGCAGGCCGACACGGCAGTGGTGCCCGAGCTGCTGGACGGCTTTGAATTCTCGCAGCTGAAAACGCCGGCCAACATTCTGATCTTCCCGGACCTCAACTCCGGCAACATCTGCTACAAGCTGCTGCACCGGCTGGGCGGTGCCGAAGCGATCGGCCCGATCCTGATGGGCACCAAGAAACCGGTGCACGTCCTGCAACGGGGGGACAGCGTCGAAGATATCGTGAAGATGGCGGCCATTGCCGTTGTCGATGCCCAGAACCCCGGGATGTTCTAA
- a CDS encoding ROK family protein has protein sequence MVDGSPAHIGIDIGGTNLRGALVSADGTILNRFRSESAIAAGATAFLDRLERHIRATLAAATGEGLRVAGIGVGVPGLIDRNGTVRSSVNMQPLDGVNLAVSLEERVGVPVRCGNDANLIALGEARTGAGRGLNSLAVVTIGTGLGSGLILDGRLWTGSGGYASEFGHLTLEPEGLPCPCGNRGCLEQYVSASALSRYGNGRQPEELARAAGRGEREALAAFERIGVCLGTGLAGLLNLLNLDGIVIGGGVAASFDLMAPAIRRTLAARTFPRIAAGVKVRRSRLGDDAGLLGGAMLVAEQLAEQGQS, from the coding sequence ATGGTCGATGGCAGCCCTGCCCATATCGGTATCGACATCGGGGGAACCAATTTGCGGGGGGCGCTGGTATCGGCAGACGGCACCATCCTGAACCGCTTCCGCAGCGAAAGTGCCATTGCCGCCGGGGCAACCGCCTTTCTGGACCGCCTTGAGCGCCACATACGGGCAACCCTTGCCGCAGCCACTGGCGAAGGACTCCGGGTTGCCGGCATCGGTGTGGGTGTGCCCGGGCTGATCGACCGCAACGGCACGGTACGCTCCTCGGTCAACATGCAGCCGCTGGACGGAGTCAACCTCGCCGTCTCCCTGGAGGAACGGGTGGGGGTGCCGGTCCGTTGCGGCAACGACGCCAACCTGATCGCCCTGGGAGAGGCACGCACCGGCGCCGGCAGGGGGTTGAACTCCCTGGCCGTGGTGACCATCGGTACCGGCCTGGGTAGCGGCCTGATCCTCGACGGACGGCTCTGGACCGGCAGCGGCGGCTACGCCTCCGAGTTCGGCCACCTGACCCTGGAACCGGAGGGACTGCCGTGCCCCTGCGGCAACCGTGGATGCCTGGAGCAGTATGTCTCGGCCTCTGCGCTGAGCAGGTACGGCAACGGCAGGCAGCCGGAGGAACTGGCCCGGGCTGCAGGCCGGGGGGAGCGTGAAGCACTGGCCGCTTTCGAACGGATTGGTGTCTGCCTGGGAACCGGCTTGGCCGGTCTGCTCAATCTGCTCAATCTGGACGGGATCGTTATCGGCGGTGGGGTGGCAGCCAGCTTCGATTTGATGGCTCCGGCCATCCGGCGCACTCTGGCGGCCAGGACCTTTCCCCGTATTGCGGCGGGGGTCAAGGTGCGCAGATCCCGGCTGGGTGATGATGCCGGGTTGCTGGGGGGAGCCATGCTGGTAGCCGAACAGTTGGCGGAGCAGGGCCAGTCATAG
- a CDS encoding TIGR00645 family protein, with the protein MPTFLSRMIFFSRWTQLPLYLGLIVAQVVYAYKFLKELARLVMGTATGTLGETEIMLVVLGLVDIVMIANLLIMIIIGGYDIFVSRVDVDGHPDQPEWLNHVNAGVLKVKLSMAIISISSIHLLTSFMNMAKVSDRDLVAQASIHVVFLLSALIMAWIDKISTQAHPDPQH; encoded by the coding sequence ATGCCCACATTTTTGAGTCGTATGATTTTTTTCAGCCGCTGGACGCAGCTGCCCCTCTACCTGGGGCTGATCGTTGCGCAGGTTGTCTACGCGTACAAGTTTCTCAAGGAGCTGGCGCGTCTGGTCATGGGTACTGCCACGGGAACGCTGGGCGAGACCGAGATCATGCTGGTCGTGCTGGGGCTGGTGGATATTGTGATGATTGCCAACCTGCTGATCATGATCATCATCGGCGGGTATGATATTTTTGTTTCCCGTGTTGACGTCGACGGGCACCCGGACCAGCCGGAGTGGCTGAACCACGTCAATGCGGGGGTGCTGAAGGTCAAGCTTTCGATGGCCATCATCAGCATCTCCTCAATCCACCTGCTGACCTCGTTCATGAACATGGCCAAGGTCAGTGACCGCGACCTTGTCGCCCAGGCGTCGATTCACGTCGTCTTCCTGTTGTCCGCCTTGATCATGGCCTGGATCGATAAAATCAGCACGCAGGCACATCCCGATCCGCAGCACTGA